A region of Arabidopsis thaliana chromosome 5, partial sequence DNA encodes the following proteins:
- a CDS encoding Major facilitator superfamily protein (Major facilitator superfamily protein; LOCATED IN: endomembrane system; CONTAINS InterPro DOMAIN/s: Nodulin-like (InterPro:IPR010658), Major facilitator superfamily, general substrate transporter (InterPro:IPR016196); BEST Arabidopsis thaliana protein match is: Major facilitator superfamily protein (TAIR:AT5G50630.1); Has 30201 Blast hits to 17322 proteins in 780 species: Archae - 12; Bacteria - 1396; Metazoa - 17338; Fungi - 3422; Plants - 5037; Viruses - 0; Other Eukaryotes - 2996 (source: NCBI BLink).) produces the protein MMTLWRHKLELLVNDRWLVFVCAMWVQSVAGVGYLFGGSMSPAIKTSLGYNQKQIALLGVAKNLGDAIGFVSGALSEVSPSWVVLLVGATQNLFGYGVVWLVVTGQLPNLPLWMLFVAIFVGTNGETYYNTASLVSCIHNFPESRGPVVGILKGFSGLSGAILTQVYLMFNPSHDSSVILMVALGPPVVVLALLFIVRPVERSCRTNLRSDDLRFLAIYGFCVVLAVYLLGLLVLQSVFDMTQTIITTSGAILVIFMVVPVLVPFSSVFISGNNVTSVKPEEGTSNVDQHEARTLIERSDRPPEKKRAPCIGEDFTLLQALGQADFWLIFMSLVLGVGSGITIIDNLGQICYSLGYSNTKIFVSLISISNFLGRVAGGYFSELIIRKLSLPRTLAMSVVQAIMSLGLIYYAIDWPGKIYVVTIVIGMGYGAHWAIAPASVSDIFGLKSFGSLYNFQITALPIGSFVFSGVIASNIYDYYARKQAGPTTETESLVCTGSVCYSVTCSLMSMLCLMAMVLSLSVVYRTRKFYLRLHHRVSKT, from the exons ATGATGACTTTGTGGCGTCACAAACTAGAGCTCCTAGTCAACGACCGATGGCTAGTTTTCGTCTGCGCCATGTGGGTCCAATCCGTCGCCGGCGTTGGCTATCTATTCGGCGGCTCTATGTCTCCGGCAATCAAGACTTCCCTTGGCTACAATCAGAAACAGATCGCTCTTCTCGGCGTAGCTAAAAACCTCGGTGACGCCATCGGATTCGTCTCCGGTGCTTTATCTGAAGTCTCACCTTCCTGGGTGGTTCTACTCGTCGGTGCAACTCAGAACCTTTTCGGCTACGGTGTTGTTTGGCTCGTCGTCACTGGCCAATTGCCTAATTTGCCTCTCTGGATG TTGTTTGTTGCTATATTCGTGGGAACAAATGGGGAAACATACTACAATACAGCGTCGCTTGTGTCATGCATTCATAACTTCCCAGAAAGCCGAGGTCCTGTGGTGGGAATCCTGAAAGGGTTTTCTGGCTTGAGTGGAGCAATCTTGACTCAGGTTTATTTGATGTTCAACCCTTCTCATGATTCTTCGGTTATTCTCATGGTTGCTCTTGGACCACCAGTCGTGGTTCTTGCTCTACTATTTATTGTTAGACCCGTGGAAAGAAGTTGCAGAACGAACTTGCGATCTGATGATTTAAGATTCCTGGCTATTTACGGTTTCTGTGTTGTCCTTGCGGTATATTTACTAGGATTGTTGGTACTTCAGAGTGTTTTTGATATGACTCAAACGATTATCACAACCTCTGGAGCCATCCTTGTCATTTTCATGGTTGTTCCAGTTCTTGTCCCTTTTTCATCGGTTTTCATCTCGGGTAATAATGTCACCTCAGTGAAGCCTGAAGAAGGAACTTCCAATGTGGATCAGCATGAGGCTAGAACTTTAATTGAGAGAAGTGACAGACCGccggaaaagaaaagagcGCCGTGTATAGGAGAAGATTTCACCTTGTTACAAGCTTTGGGACAAGCTGACTTCTGGCTTATATTTATGTCTCTGGTTCTAGGTGTAGGTTCGGGAATCACGATTATAGACAATCTTGGTCAGATTTGTTATTCCCTCGGGTACAGCAACACCAAAATATTTGTCTCACTGATCAGCATCTCCAATTTTCTCGGCCGTGTTGCTGGTGGCTACTTCTCTGAGCTAATCATAAG GAAACTCTCACTTCCAAGAACGTTGGCAATGTCTGTGGTTCAGGCGATAATGTCTTTGGGGCTCATCTACTATGCCATAGATTGGCCAGGGAAGATCTACGTAGTGACCATTGTGATAGGAATGGGTTATGGCGCTCATTGGGCGATTGCTCCTGCTTCAGTCTCTGACATTTTTGGCCTGAAGAGCTTCGGTTCTCTTTACAATTTCCAGATTACAGCTTTGCCTATTGGGTCATTTGTGTTCTCAGGTGTGATCGCTAGTAACATCTATGACTACTACGCCAGAAAGCAAGCCGGACCCACCACAGAGACTGAGTCGCTCGTCTGCACGGGCTCGGTGTGTTATTCAGTCACGTGCAGTCTCATGTCCATGTTGTGTCTAATGGCTAtggttttgagtttgagtGTGGTTTATAGGACGAGGAAGTTTTACTTGAGGCTTCATCACCGAGTCTCAAAGACTTGA
- a CDS encoding HCP-like superfamily protein with MYND-type zinc finger (HCP-like superfamily protein with MYND-type zinc finger; FUNCTIONS IN: binding, zinc ion binding; INVOLVED IN: biological_process unknown; LOCATED IN: cellular_component unknown; EXPRESSED IN: 23 plant structures; EXPRESSED DURING: 15 growth stages; CONTAINS InterPro DOMAIN/s: Zinc finger, MYND-type (InterPro:IPR002893), Tetratricopeptide-like helical (InterPro:IPR011990), Sel1-like (InterPro:IPR006597); BEST Arabidopsis thaliana protein match is: HCP-like superfamily protein with MYND-type zinc finger (TAIR:AT1G67340.1); Has 1807 Blast hits to 1807 proteins in 277 species: Archae - 0; Bacteria - 0; Metazoa - 736; Fungi - 347; Plants - 385; Viruses - 0; Other Eukaryotes - 339 (source: NCBI BLink).), giving the protein MTHLNKKQRLENNHNNTVNNHFEDLHDDLIISILRKLATSASSPSDFLTVLSTCKRLNRLGLHPLVLSKAGTQTLAVTAEKWSDSSHKFLKLCVNAGNIDASYSLGMIRFYCLQNPVSGASLMAKAAIKSHAPALYSLSVIQFNGSGGSKTDKNLRAGVALCARSAYLGHVDALRELGHCLQDGYGVPRDVSEGRRLLIQANARELACSLRSYLSLKSGDENETLTDLSVVPVQEIHPVNRFLKEWFSSGRVDLAEGLRMCSHGGCGRPETRAHEFRRCSVCGKVNYCSRGCQALDWRAKHKVECTPLDLWVAAAAEIGDDGEAVAVEIDDNHGER; this is encoded by the exons ATGACGCATctcaacaaaaaacagaggTTAGAGAATAACCATAACAATACTGTGAACAACCATTTCGAAGACTTACATGACGATCTCATCATCTCTATCCTCCGCAAACTCGCTACCTccgcttcttctccttccgATTTCCTCACCGTTCTCTCCAC ATGCAAGAGATTGAATCGGTTAGGATTACATCCTCTGGTTTTATCTAAAGCCGGTACTCAAACCCTAGCCGTCACGGCGGAGAAATGGTCAGATTCTTCTCATAAATTCCTCAAACTCTGTGTTAATGCCGGAAACATCGACGCTTCGTACTCTCTCGGAATG atcCGATTTTACTGTCTACAAAATCCAGTGAGCGGCGCGTCATTAATGGCTAAAGCGGCGATTAAATCACACGCGCCGGCGCTTTATTCGTTATCGGTGATTCAGTTTAACGGAAGCGGCGGTTCAAAAACCGATAAGAATCTACGCGCCGGCGTTGCTCTTTGTGCACGCTCTGCTTATTTAGGCCACGTCGATGCGTTACGAGAGCTTGGTCACTGTCTTCAAGACGGTTACGGTGTTCCTCGTGACGTCTCCGAAGGTCGTCGTCTTTTGATTCAAGCTAACGCGCGTGAGCTCGCGTGTTCTCTACGCTCTTACCTCTCTCTGAAATCTGGGGACGAGAACGAGACCTTAACTGATTTAAGCGTGGTTCCGGTTCAGGAGATTCATCCGGTTAACCGGTTTTTAAAAGAGTGGTTTAGTTCGGGTCGGGTTGATTTAGCGGAAGGGTTAAGGATGTGTTCGCATGGTGGTTGTGGAAGGCCGGAGACTCGGGCTCATGAGTTTCGGCGATGTTCTGTTTGTGGGAAGGTTAATTATTGCTCGCGTGGTTGTCAGGCGTTGGATTGGAGAGCGAAGCATAAGGTTGAATGTACGCCGTTGGATTTGTGGGTTGCGGCAGCGGCGGAGATTGGCGACGACGGTGAAGCGGTGGCGGTGGAGATTGATGATAATCATGGTGAGCGGTAA
- the MEMB12 gene encoding membrin 12 (membrin 12 (MEMB12); BEST Arabidopsis thaliana protein match is: membrin 11 (TAIR:AT2G36900.1); Has 1807 Blast hits to 1807 proteins in 277 species: Archae - 0; Bacteria - 0; Metazoa - 736; Fungi - 347; Plants - 385; Viruses - 0; Other Eukaryotes - 339 (source: NCBI BLink).), giving the protein MASGTVGGLSEVYSSAKRILLRARNGIEKLERFDSDPTDLASSVKRDITEVQSLCSNMDGLWRSIPVKSQRDLWRRKSEQVGEEAEYLNQSLEKYMWRNQRKMLEAKERADLLGRGSGEGAHILQIFDEEAQGMNSVKNSKRMLEDSFQSGVAILSKYAEQRDRLKSAQRKALDVLNTVGLSNSVLRLIERRNRVDTWIKYAGMIATLVILYLFIRWTR; this is encoded by the exons ATGGCGTCTGGGACAGTGGGAGGGTTGTCTGAGGTATATAGTAGTGCAAAAAGGATTCTACTAAGAGCTCGGAATGGAATCGAGAAGTTGGAGAGGTTCGACTCTGATCCTACCGACCTCGCCTCCTCCGTGAAACGAGACATTACCGAGGTTCAATCTCTTTGTTCCAATATGGACGGTCTCTGGCGTTCGATCCCTGTCAAATCCCAGCGTGATCTTTGGAGAAG GAAGAGTGAACAAGTAGGAGAAGAGGCTGAGTATTTGAACCAAAGTCTAGAGAAGTACATGTGGAGGAATCAGAGGAAGATGTTGGAAGCTAAAGAGAGAGCGGATTTGTTAGGTAGAGGGAGTGGAGAAGGAGCTCACATTTTGCAAATATTTGATGAGGAGGCTCAAGGAATGAACTCTGTTAAGAATTCAAAGAGAATGCTTGAAGATTCGTTTCAAAGTGGAGTTGCTATTCTCTCTAAATATGCTGAACAAAGGGATCGTTTGAAG AGTGCGCAGAGGAAGGCTTTGGATGTTCTGAACACTGTTGGGCTCTCTAACTCTGTATTGAGGCTCATTGAGAGGCGTAATCGTGTTGATACCTGGATTAAATATGCGGGTATGATCGCAACGCTTGTCATATTGTATCTCTTCATAAGATGGACACGCTAG
- a CDS encoding Molecular chaperone Hsp40/DnaJ family protein (Molecular chaperone Hsp40/DnaJ family protein; CONTAINS InterPro DOMAIN/s: Molecular chaperone, heat shock protein, Hsp40, DnaJ (InterPro:IPR015609); BEST Arabidopsis thaliana protein match is: Molecular chaperone Hsp40/DnaJ family protein (TAIR:AT5G50620.1); Has 30201 Blast hits to 17322 proteins in 780 species: Archae - 12; Bacteria - 1396; Metazoa - 17338; Fungi - 3422; Plants - 5037; Viruses - 0; Other Eukaryotes - 2996 (source: NCBI BLink).) has product MMHMDESRKEIIREEAKRAKAIAVEKYKAGDFAGAKEFALKAKQINPALGGLRRLNALLDVCMGFQKQVNGEVDWYDVLAVERTADFITIFNRYSTLAIDISLDRDESVGSGVKEALKILTDASKYFLERRELLPSRRVSGPINQLSRISCEGSKQKEPPPTNLLHVSKLTRMSEDAEIRHDISPNRLRSALARKATSVIKLSLETFVCSSPHNNVGAAEETDNKVMEE; this is encoded by the coding sequence ATGATGCACATGGACGAATCAAGAAAGGAAATCATTCGAGAAGAAGCTAAACGAGCGAAAGCCATCGCAGTGGAAAAATATAAAGCGGGTGATTTTGCTGGAGCCAAAGAGTTTGCTCTCAAggcaaaacaaattaatccTGCACTTGGTGGTCTTCGCCGTCTCAATGCACTTCTTGACGTGTGCATGGGTTTCCAGAAGCAAGTCAATGGTGAAGTTGATTGGTATGATGTTTTAGCGGTCGAGCGAACCGCAGATTTTATAACAATCTTTAATCGTTATAGCACATTAGCTATTGACATTTCCCTTGACCGTGACGAATCTGTTGGTAGTGGTGTTAAAGAGGCACTGAAGATACTCACTGATGCCTCGAAATATTTTCTCGAGAGACGCGAACTTTTACCTTCACGGAGAGTTTCTGGTCCAATAAACCAACTAAGCAGGATTAGTTGTGAAGGAAGCAAACAAAAGGAACCTCCACCAACAAATCTACTTCATGTTTCTAAGTTAACAAGAATGAGCGAAGACGCAGAGATTAGACACGATATTTCTCCAAATAGGCTTCGAAGTGCATTGGCTCGAAAGGCTACGAGTGTGATCAAACTGAGTCTTGAAACgtttgtttgttcttctccGCACAATAATGTTGGTGCTGCTGAGGAAACTGATAATAAGGTCATGGAGGAGTGA
- the NF-YC6 gene encoding nuclear factor Y, subunit C6 (''nuclear factor Y, subunit C6'' (NF-YC6); FUNCTIONS IN: DNA binding, sequence-specific DNA binding transcription factor activity; INVOLVED IN: regulation of transcription, DNA-dependent; LOCATED IN: nucleus, intracellular; CONTAINS InterPro DOMAIN/s: Transcription factor CBF/NF-Y/archaeal histone (InterPro:IPR003958), Histone-fold (InterPro:IPR009072); BEST Arabidopsis thaliana protein match is: nuclear factor Y, subunit C7 (TAIR:AT5G50470.1); Has 1807 Blast hits to 1807 proteins in 277 species: Archae - 0; Bacteria - 0; Metazoa - 736; Fungi - 347; Plants - 385; Viruses - 0; Other Eukaryotes - 339 (source: NCBI BLink).), protein MAENNNNNGDNMNNDNHQQPPSYSQLPPMASSNPQLRNYWIEQMETVSDFKNRQLPLARIKKIMKADPDVHMVSAEAPIIFAKACEMFIVDLTMRSWLKAEENKRHTLQKSDISNAVASSFTYDFLLDVVPKDESIATADPGFVAMPHPDGGGVPQYYYPPGVVMGTPMVGSGMYAPSQAWPAAAGDGEDDAEDNGGNGGGN, encoded by the coding sequence ATGGCtgagaacaacaacaacaacggcGACAACATGAACAACGACAACCACCAGCAACCACCGTCGTACTCGCAGCTGCCGCCGATGGCATCATCCAACCCTCAGTTACGTAATTACTGGATTGAGCAGATGGAAACCGTCTCGGATTTCAAAAACCGTCAGCTTCCATTGGCTCGAATTAAGAAGATCATGAAGGCTGATCCAGATGTGCACATGGTCTCCGCAGAGGCTCCGATCATCTTCGCAAAGGCTTGCGAAATGTTCATCGTTGATCTCACGATGCGGTCGTGGCTCAAAGCCGAGGAGAACAAACGCCACACGCTTCAGAAATCGGATATCTCCAACGCAGTGGCTAGCTCTTTCACCTACGATTTCCTTCTTGATGTTGTCCCTAAGGACGAGTCTATCGCCACCGCTGATCCTGGCTTTGTGGCTATGCCACATCCTGACGGTGGAGGAGTACCGCAATATTATTATCCACCGGGAGTGGTGATGGGAACTCCTATGGTTGGTAGTGGAATGTACGCGCCATCGCAGGCGTGGCCAGCAGCGGCTGGTGACGGGGAGGATGATGCTGAGGATAATGGAGGAAACGGCGGCGGAAATTGA
- a CDS encoding secE/sec61-gamma protein transport protein (secE/sec61-gamma protein transport protein; FUNCTIONS IN: P-P-bond-hydrolysis-driven protein transmembrane transporter activity; INVOLVED IN: intracellular protein transport, protein transport, protein targeting; LOCATED IN: membrane; EXPRESSED IN: 24 plant structures; EXPRESSED DURING: 15 growth stages; CONTAINS InterPro DOMAIN/s: Protein translocase SEC61 complex gamma subunit (InterPro:IPR008158), Protein secE/sec61-gamma protein (InterPro:IPR001901); BEST Arabidopsis thaliana protein match is: secE/sec61-gamma protein transport protein (TAIR:AT4G24920.1); Has 30201 Blast hits to 17322 proteins in 780 species: Archae - 12; Bacteria - 1396; Metazoa - 17338; Fungi - 3422; Plants - 5037; Viruses - 0; Other Eukaryotes - 2996 (source: NCBI BLink).) codes for MDAIDSVVDPLRDFAKDSIRLVKRCHKPDRKEFTKVAVRTAIGFVVMGFVGFFVKLIFIPINNIIVGAT; via the exons ATGGACGCCATTGATTCCGTCGTTGATCCTCTCAGAGACTTCGCTAAGGATAGTATTCGTCTCGTCAAGCGTTGCCACAAGCCAGATCGCAAag AATTCACGAAAGTTGCAGTTCGTACCGCGATTGGGTTTGTGGTAATGGGATTCGTTGGCTTCTTTGTGAAGCTAATCTTCATTCCGATCAACAACATCATCGTCGGTGCCACTTAG
- the NF-YC7 gene encoding nuclear factor Y, subunit C7 (''nuclear factor Y, subunit C7'' (NF-YC7); FUNCTIONS IN: DNA binding, sequence-specific DNA binding transcription factor activity; INVOLVED IN: regulation of transcription, DNA-dependent; LOCATED IN: nucleus, intracellular; EXPRESSED IN: cultured cell; CONTAINS InterPro DOMAIN/s: Transcription factor CBF/NF-Y/archaeal histone (InterPro:IPR003958), Histone-fold (InterPro:IPR009072); BEST Arabidopsis thaliana protein match is: nuclear factor Y, subunit C6 (TAIR:AT5G50480.1); Has 1807 Blast hits to 1807 proteins in 277 species: Archae - 0; Bacteria - 0; Metazoa - 736; Fungi - 347; Plants - 385; Viruses - 0; Other Eukaryotes - 339 (source: NCBI BLink).), translating to MEENNGNNNHYLPQPSSSQLPPPPLYYQSMPLPSYSLPLPYSPQMRNYWIAQMGNATDVKHHAFPLTRIKKIMKSNPEVNMVTAEAPVLISKACEMLILDLTMRSWLHTVEGGRQTLKRSDTLTRSDISAATTRSFKFTFLGDVVPRDPSVVTDDPVLHPDGEVLPPGTVIGYPVFDCNGVYASPPQMQEWPAVPGDGEEAAGEIGGSSGGN from the coding sequence ATGGAAGAGAACAACGGCAACAACAACCACTACCTGCCGCAACCATCGTCTTCCCAACTGCCGCCGCCACCATTGTATTATCAATCAATGCCGTTGCCGTCATATTCACTGCCGCTGCCGTACTCACCGCAGATGCGGAATTATTGGATTGCGCAGATGGGAAACGCAACTGATGTTAAGCATCATGCGTTTCCACTAACCAGGATAAAGAAAATCATGAAGTCCAACCCGGAAGTGAACATGGTCACTGCAGAGGCTCCGGTCCTTATATCGAAGGCCTGTGAGATGCTCATTCTTGATCTCACAATGCGATCGTGGCTTCATACCGTGGAGGGCGGTCGCCAAACTCTCAAGAGATCCGATACGCTCACGAGATCCGATATCTCCGCCGCAACGACTCGTAGTTTCAAATTTACCTTCCTTGGCGACGTTGTCCCAAGAGACCCTTCCGTCGTTACCGATGATCCCGTGCTACATCCGGACGGTGAAGTACTTCCTCCGGGAACGGTGATAGGATATCCGGTGTTTGATTGTAATGGTGTGTACGCGTCACCGCCACAGATGCAGGAGTGGCCGGCGGTGCCTGGTGACGGAGAGGAGGCAGCTGGGGAAATTGGAGGAAGCAGCGGCGGTAATTGA
- a CDS encoding uncharacterized protein (unknown protein; Has 1807 Blast hits to 1807 proteins in 277 species: Archae - 0; Bacteria - 0; Metazoa - 736; Fungi - 347; Plants - 385; Viruses - 0; Other Eukaryotes - 339 (source: NCBI BLink).), producing MITSFLTFQCTTTVRVVLATMILLCRKTGHSDERLHRKSGHNHFIKNKFQHPRKASCMSCLFRSSTLLTSFMDSLSKTSRSDLKGKRYLWFLNFKIDIYRTLCKNHLSLSTIYVFEPMHFKAYLGKSQVYRCDKT from the coding sequence ATGATAACTTCATTTTTGACATTCCAATGCACCACCACGGTCCGCGTAGTGCTTGCAACAATGATTCTATTGTGCCGAAAAACCGGTCATTCCGATGAACGTCTTCACCGGAAAAGTGGCCACAACCACTTCATCAAAAACAAGTTCCAACACCCGCGCAAAGCTTCCTGCATGAGTTGTTTGTTTAGGAGTAGTACTCTTTTAACAAGTTTTATGGATTCCTTATCTAAGACTTCGAGATCTGATCTTAAGGGGAAACGAtatctttggtttttgaatttcaaGATTGATATTTATCGAACTTTGTGCAAAAACCATCTATCTCTTTCCACCATTTATGTTTTCGAACCAATGCACTTCAAAGCCTATTTGGGAAAATCTCAAGTCTATAGATGTGATAAGACTTGA
- the NF-YC5 gene encoding nuclear factor Y, subunit C5 (''nuclear factor Y, subunit C5'' (NF-YC5); FUNCTIONS IN: DNA binding, sequence-specific DNA binding transcription factor activity; INVOLVED IN: regulation of transcription, DNA-dependent; LOCATED IN: nucleus, intracellular; CONTAINS InterPro DOMAIN/s: Transcription factor CBF/NF-Y/archaeal histone (InterPro:IPR003958), Histone-fold (InterPro:IPR009072); BEST Arabidopsis thaliana protein match is: nuclear factor Y, subunit C8 (TAIR:AT5G27910.1); Has 1807 Blast hits to 1807 proteins in 277 species: Archae - 0; Bacteria - 0; Metazoa - 736; Fungi - 347; Plants - 385; Viruses - 0; Other Eukaryotes - 339 (source: NCBI BLink).) produces MENNNNNHQQPPKDNEQLKSFWSKGMEGDLNVKNHEFPISRIKRIMKFDPDVSMIAAEAPNLLSKACEMFVMDLTMRSWLHAQESNRLTIRKSDVDAVVSQTVIFDFLRDDVPKDEGEPVVAAADPVDDVADHVAVPDLNNEELPPGTVIGTPVCYGLGIHAPHPQMPGAWTEEDATGANGGNGGN; encoded by the coding sequence atggagaacaacaacaacaaccaccaaCAGCCACCGAAAGATAACGAGCAACTAAAGAGTTTCTGGTCAAAGGGGATGGAAGGTGACTTGAATGTCAAGAATCACGAGTTCCCCATCTCTCGTATCAAGAGGATAATGAAGTTTGATCCGGATGTGAGTATGATCGCTGCTGAGGCTCCAAATCTCTTATCTAAGGCTTGTGAAATGTTTGTCATGGACCTCACGATGCGTTCATGGCTCCATGCTCAAGAGAGCAACCGACTCACGATACGGAAATCTGATGTTGATGCCGTAGTGTCTCAAACCGTCATCTTTGATTTCTTGCGTGATGATGTCCCTAAGGACGAGGGAGAGCCCGTTGTCGCCGCTGCTGATCCTGTGGACGATGTTGCTGATCATGTGGCTGTGCCAGATCTTAACAATGAAGAACTGCCGCCGGGAACGGTGATAGGAACTCCGGTTTGTTACGGTTTAGGAATACACGCGCCACACCCGCAGATGCCTGGAGCTTGGACCGAGGAGGATGCGACTGGGGCAAATGGAGGAAACGGTGGGAATTAA